Proteins encoded within one genomic window of Amycolatopsis sp. 2-15:
- a CDS encoding acyl-CoA carboxylase subunit beta, with amino-acid sequence MSEVTAELEKAEEVALAGGDASRWPNKLPVRERIALLLDPGSWVEDGLLADASGDGLPADGVLTGVGTVEGRPVAVIAHDFSVKAGSWGELTCEKQVRILERADRDLLPVFYLVDSAGGRLTDQLGFFSGRRGASRIFQLQVKLSGRVPQICCLHGPSAAGGAYMPAFTDWVGMVAGNASMYLASPRVAEKVTGERTTLEEMGGATMHATVSGCGDEVFDEDWQVIAAARLLLSYLPDDWRSAPARAEAVAPEIPDWPEGLIPEDPNTAYDVRDVILRLVDAGSFFEIKSAWAEEMVTGFARLGGQTVGFVANQPSVRSGAIFVDSADKAARFISMCDAYNVPLVFLQDVPGFMVGVAVERQGIIRHGAKMVAAMASAEVPKFSVVLRKAYAAGFYAMCAPGFEPRATIALPTATIGTMSPEASANAVYANKIAAIEDPAEREAFVQARVAEQAADFTLLRLAGELHVDTVVKPAALRAELLGRLRAAQSWERSGHRRHHLISPV; translated from the coding sequence ATGAGCGAGGTGACGGCCGAGCTCGAGAAGGCCGAAGAGGTCGCGCTGGCGGGCGGCGACGCGAGCCGCTGGCCGAACAAGCTCCCGGTGCGGGAACGGATCGCGCTGCTGCTCGACCCGGGCAGCTGGGTCGAGGACGGCCTGCTCGCCGACGCGTCGGGCGACGGGCTGCCCGCCGACGGCGTGCTCACCGGTGTCGGCACGGTCGAGGGCCGGCCGGTCGCCGTGATCGCGCACGACTTCTCGGTGAAGGCCGGCTCGTGGGGCGAGCTGACGTGTGAGAAGCAGGTGCGCATCCTGGAGCGCGCCGACCGGGACCTGCTGCCGGTGTTCTACCTCGTGGACTCCGCGGGCGGGCGCCTGACCGACCAGCTCGGGTTCTTCTCCGGGCGGCGCGGGGCGTCGCGGATCTTCCAGCTGCAGGTGAAGCTTTCCGGGCGGGTGCCGCAGATCTGCTGCCTGCACGGGCCTTCGGCCGCGGGCGGCGCGTACATGCCGGCGTTCACCGACTGGGTGGGCATGGTCGCGGGCAACGCGTCGATGTACCTGGCCTCGCCGCGCGTCGCGGAGAAGGTGACCGGCGAGCGCACCACGCTGGAGGAAATGGGCGGCGCGACCATGCACGCCACCGTTTCCGGCTGCGGCGACGAGGTCTTCGACGAGGACTGGCAGGTGATCGCGGCGGCGCGGCTGCTGCTGTCGTACCTGCCCGACGACTGGCGCTCGGCTCCCGCGCGCGCCGAGGCCGTGGCGCCGGAGATCCCGGACTGGCCCGAGGGCCTGATCCCGGAGGACCCCAACACGGCCTACGACGTGCGCGACGTGATCCTGCGGCTGGTGGACGCCGGGAGCTTCTTCGAGATCAAGTCCGCGTGGGCCGAGGAGATGGTGACGGGGTTCGCGCGCCTGGGCGGGCAGACCGTCGGGTTCGTCGCGAACCAGCCGTCGGTGCGCAGCGGCGCGATCTTCGTGGACTCGGCCGACAAGGCGGCGCGGTTCATCTCGATGTGCGACGCGTACAACGTGCCGCTGGTGTTCCTGCAGGACGTGCCGGGCTTCATGGTCGGCGTCGCGGTGGAGCGGCAGGGGATCATCCGGCACGGCGCGAAGATGGTCGCGGCCATGGCGAGTGCCGAGGTGCCGAAGTTCAGCGTGGTGCTGCGCAAGGCCTACGCGGCCGGCTTTTACGCGATGTGCGCGCCGGGCTTCGAGCCGCGCGCCACCATCGCGCTGCCGACCGCGACGATCGGCACCATGTCGCCCGAGGCGTCGGCGAACGCGGTGTACGCCAACAAGATCGCGGCGATCGAGGACCCGGCCGAGCGTGAGGCGTTCGTGCAGGCGCGCGTGGCCGAGCAGGCGGCGGACTTCACGCTGCTGCGGCTGGCCGGTGAGCTGCACGTCGACACGGTGGTGAAGCCGGCGGCACTGCGAGCCGAGCTGCTGGGCCGGCTGCGTGCGGCGCAGAGCTGGGAACGTTCGGGCCACCGTCGTCATCACCTGATCAGCCCGGTGTGA
- a CDS encoding HpcH/HpaI aldolase/citrate lyase family protein — MSEGLVPRSLLFMPGSKASMIAKIPAIAPDAAVVDLEDAVPAAQKAEARATTVTALADFDAGPATTVLVRVNPITSPWFADDLAAVASLSGVGVVLPKYERREEIDAVRARVGADVPVIAGMETVRGVAFCRELLRAGVDSVYFGAEDYIADIGGVRTARGDEVLYARSEVQLAAHLCAVSTVDQAVVSIRDDDRFRADAQQGRAIGYTGKICVHPRQVELAHEVFTPAPEEIAHARAVLAAADSGVAVVDGEMVDDVHVRMARTVLARVPGES; from the coding sequence ATGTCGGAGGGACTGGTGCCCCGCAGCCTGCTGTTCATGCCGGGCTCGAAAGCCTCGATGATCGCCAAGATCCCGGCGATCGCGCCCGACGCGGCCGTGGTCGACCTCGAGGACGCCGTGCCTGCCGCGCAGAAGGCCGAAGCGCGGGCGACGACTGTGACCGCGCTGGCGGACTTCGACGCCGGGCCGGCCACGACGGTGCTGGTGCGGGTCAACCCGATCACCTCGCCGTGGTTCGCGGACGACCTGGCCGCGGTGGCTTCGCTGAGCGGTGTCGGCGTGGTGCTGCCCAAGTACGAGCGGCGCGAGGAGATCGACGCGGTCCGCGCGCGGGTCGGCGCGGACGTGCCGGTGATCGCCGGGATGGAAACCGTGCGCGGCGTGGCCTTCTGCCGCGAACTGCTGCGCGCGGGTGTCGACTCCGTCTACTTCGGAGCGGAGGACTACATCGCCGACATCGGCGGCGTCCGCACCGCCCGGGGTGACGAGGTCTTGTACGCCCGCAGCGAGGTGCAGCTGGCCGCCCACCTGTGCGCCGTGTCCACCGTGGACCAGGCCGTCGTGTCCATTCGCGACGACGACCGCTTCCGCGCCGACGCCCAGCAGGGCCGCGCGATCGGCTACACCGGCAAGATCTGCGTGCACCCGCGTCAGGTCGAGCTGGCGCACGAGGTCTTCACCCCCGCCCCGGAGGAGATCGCCCACGCGCGCGCCGTTCTGGCCGCCGCCGACTCCGGCGTCGCCGTCGTGGACGGCGAGATGGTCGACGACGTCCACGTCCGCATGGCGCGCACCGTACTGGCGCGCGTGCCGGGGGAGAGCTGA
- a CDS encoding LLM class flavin-dependent oxidoreductase, translated as MRVGLMFPPGADAAEIPGVARRAEEAGFDFFCCGEHVFFHGPITNAFVGLAAAAGATERIGLLSALTILPVYPAALAAKLVATLATVSRGRFELGVGVGGEHPPEFQAVGVPLAERGRRTDEALEVLQRLLAGGRVTFRGEFTTIEDQELQPVPDHRPPVWVGGRRRAAMRRAARYGDGWLPYLVTPRQFADSLEQVRELAGENGRRPQDVRGGVYLWSTVDTDGDRARREAVSSVSELYSQDFEGYADRYLLFGTPARVRERLAEYAEAGAESVIFAPACADHDRAIDLFAAEVLPGIRERGVSRV; from the coding sequence ATGCGCGTCGGGCTGATGTTTCCGCCCGGGGCGGATGCGGCGGAGATCCCGGGAGTCGCGCGGCGGGCGGAGGAGGCCGGGTTCGACTTCTTCTGTTGTGGCGAGCACGTGTTCTTCCACGGGCCGATCACCAACGCGTTCGTCGGGCTGGCCGCGGCGGCGGGGGCGACCGAGCGGATCGGGCTGCTGAGCGCGCTGACGATCCTGCCGGTGTACCCGGCGGCGCTGGCGGCGAAGCTCGTCGCGACGTTGGCGACTGTGTCGCGCGGGCGGTTCGAGCTGGGTGTCGGCGTGGGTGGGGAGCATCCGCCGGAGTTCCAGGCCGTCGGAGTGCCGCTCGCGGAGCGCGGGCGCCGGACCGACGAGGCCCTGGAGGTGCTGCAGCGGCTGCTCGCCGGGGGACGGGTGACCTTCCGCGGCGAGTTCACCACGATCGAGGACCAGGAGCTGCAGCCCGTGCCCGACCACCGGCCGCCGGTGTGGGTGGGCGGCCGGCGGCGGGCGGCGATGCGCCGGGCCGCGCGCTACGGTGACGGGTGGCTGCCCTACCTGGTCACGCCCCGGCAGTTCGCCGACAGTCTCGAGCAGGTGCGGGAGCTGGCCGGCGAGAACGGCCGCCGGCCGCAAGACGTGCGCGGCGGCGTGTACCTGTGGTCCACTGTGGACACTGATGGTGACCGGGCCCGCCGCGAGGCGGTGTCGTCCGTGAGCGAGCTGTACAGCCAGGATTTCGAGGGCTACGCCGACCGCTACCTGCTGTTCGGCACGCCGGCGCGCGTGCGTGAGCGGCTCGCGGAGTACGCCGAAGCGGGTGCGGAGAGCGTGATCTTCGCCCCGGCGTGCGCCGATCACGACCGCGCGATCGACTTGTTCGCCGCCGAGGTCCTCCCGGGGATCCGGGAGAGGGGAGTTTCCCGTGTCTGA
- a CDS encoding acetyl-CoA carboxylase biotin carboxylase subunit, whose translation MSEFQKVLVANRGEIAVRVIRAARDAGLASVAVYADPDARAPHTRLADEAYALHGSTAAESYLDIDKILDVAKVSGADAVHPGYGFLSENAEFAQAVLDAGLVWIGPGPQAIRDLGDKVTARKIARSVGAPLVPGTEEPVASAHEVVAFAREHGLPVAIKAAFGGGGRGLKVARTLEEIPELFDSATREAVAAFGRGECFVERYLDHPRHVEAQVLADAHGTVVVAGTRDCSLQRRHQKLVEEAPAPFLSAEQRELIHSSAKQICSAAGYLGAGTVEYLVGTDGTISFLEVNTRLQVEHPVTEETTGLDLVLEQFRIARGERLTMTDPEPRGHAFEFRINGEDPGRGFLPMPGTVVRFDVPEGPGIRLDSGVEAGSVVGGQFDSMLAKLIVSGPDRATALARSRRALAELVVEGLATVVPFHRAVVRDPAFTAEDGFTVHTRWIEEDFANTLPEYSAEPADDGKVSISVGGRALRVSLPGLSEVGNRADEIRAASAAVALGPRATAVSGDAVTTPMQGTVVKLAVAEGVTVEAGDLIAVVEAMKMENPVKAHKSGVVTGLAVAVGDSRAQGEVLCEIAG comes from the coding sequence GTGTCTGAGTTCCAGAAGGTGCTGGTCGCGAATCGGGGTGAGATCGCGGTCCGTGTGATCCGCGCCGCGCGCGACGCCGGGCTGGCCTCGGTCGCCGTCTACGCCGATCCGGACGCCCGGGCACCGCACACCCGGCTCGCCGACGAGGCCTACGCGCTGCACGGCAGCACGGCCGCCGAGTCCTATTTGGACATCGACAAGATCCTCGACGTCGCCAAGGTCAGCGGCGCCGACGCCGTGCACCCCGGCTACGGATTCCTCTCGGAGAACGCCGAGTTCGCCCAGGCCGTGCTCGACGCCGGTCTGGTGTGGATCGGCCCGGGCCCGCAGGCGATCCGCGACCTCGGTGACAAGGTGACCGCGCGCAAGATCGCCCGGTCCGTCGGTGCGCCGCTGGTGCCGGGCACGGAGGAGCCGGTGGCGTCGGCCCACGAGGTCGTGGCGTTCGCGCGCGAGCACGGGCTGCCGGTGGCGATCAAGGCGGCGTTCGGCGGCGGGGGCCGCGGGCTCAAGGTCGCGCGCACGCTCGAAGAGATCCCCGAGCTGTTCGACTCCGCCACGCGCGAAGCCGTCGCGGCGTTCGGCCGTGGTGAGTGCTTCGTCGAGCGTTACCTCGACCACCCGCGGCACGTGGAAGCCCAGGTGCTCGCCGACGCGCACGGCACGGTCGTCGTGGCCGGCACGCGCGACTGTTCCCTGCAGCGCCGCCACCAGAAGCTCGTCGAGGAAGCCCCGGCTCCCTTCCTGAGCGCCGAGCAGCGCGAGCTGATCCACTCGTCGGCCAAGCAGATCTGCTCGGCGGCGGGATACCTCGGCGCGGGCACCGTCGAATACCTCGTGGGCACCGACGGCACGATCTCGTTCCTCGAGGTCAACACCCGCCTGCAGGTGGAGCACCCCGTGACCGAGGAGACGACCGGCCTCGATCTCGTGCTGGAGCAGTTCCGCATCGCCCGCGGCGAGCGCCTGACCATGACCGATCCCGAACCGCGCGGGCACGCGTTCGAGTTCCGCATCAACGGCGAGGACCCGGGCCGCGGCTTCCTCCCGATGCCCGGCACGGTCGTCCGCTTCGACGTGCCCGAAGGGCCCGGCATCCGGCTGGACTCCGGTGTCGAGGCCGGCAGCGTCGTCGGTGGACAGTTCGACTCCATGCTGGCCAAGCTGATCGTCTCCGGGCCCGACCGCGCGACGGCGCTGGCGCGCAGCCGCCGGGCACTGGCCGAGCTGGTGGTGGAGGGCCTCGCGACCGTGGTGCCGTTCCACCGCGCCGTGGTGCGCGACCCGGCGTTCACGGCCGAGGACGGGTTCACCGTCCACACGCGCTGGATCGAGGAGGACTTCGCCAACACCCTGCCCGAGTATTCCGCCGAGCCTGCCGACGACGGCAAGGTGTCGATCTCCGTCGGCGGCCGCGCCCTGCGGGTTTCGTTGCCCGGTCTGTCCGAAGTGGGCAACCGGGCCGACGAGATCCGCGCGGCTTCCGCGGCCGTGGCGCTCGGTCCCCGCGCGACGGCCGTGTCCGGCGACGCGGTGACGACGCCGATGCAGGGCACGGTCGTGAAGCTCGCCGTGGCCGAGGGCGTTACCGTCGAGGCCGGAGACCTCATCGCCGTGGTGGAGGCGATGAAGATGGAGAACCCGGTGAAGGCGCACAAATCCGGTGTGGTCACGGGGCTCGCGGTCGCGGTCGGCGACAGCCGCGCCCAGGGCGAAGTGCTCTGCGAGATCGCCGGGTAG
- a CDS encoding SDR family NAD(P)-dependent oxidoreductase, with protein sequence MDLGIAGRTAVVCASTQGLGRACAVELARAGCTVVVNGRSEGTTRAAAAELAAETGATVVPVAGDLGDHAVQDALLAAAGGVDILVNNNGGPPFRDFREVDEDALFAGVRANMAAPIRLVQQVVDGMVERRFGRIVNITSGSVKMPLAGLDLSSGARAGLTGFLAGVARSVAHANVTINFLLPGSFDTRRLRSGQEAAAANAGVTPEVVADGQRASIPAGRFGEPAEFGAACAYLCSAQAGFVTGQSLLIDGGAYPGVL encoded by the coding sequence GTGGATCTCGGAATCGCCGGCCGCACGGCCGTGGTGTGCGCGTCGACCCAGGGCCTCGGGCGGGCCTGCGCGGTGGAGCTCGCCCGGGCGGGCTGCACCGTCGTCGTCAACGGGCGCTCGGAGGGCACGACGCGCGCCGCGGCCGCGGAGCTCGCGGCGGAAACCGGCGCCACCGTGGTGCCCGTGGCGGGCGACCTCGGCGACCACGCTGTGCAGGACGCCCTGCTCGCGGCCGCGGGAGGAGTCGACATCCTGGTGAACAACAACGGCGGCCCGCCGTTCCGCGACTTCCGCGAGGTCGACGAAGACGCGCTGTTCGCCGGCGTGCGCGCCAACATGGCCGCGCCGATCCGGCTGGTGCAGCAGGTCGTCGACGGCATGGTGGAGCGCCGGTTCGGCCGGATCGTGAACATCACGTCCGGCTCGGTCAAGATGCCGCTCGCCGGCCTCGACCTCTCCAGCGGCGCGCGGGCGGGCCTCACCGGGTTCCTCGCCGGCGTCGCCCGGTCCGTGGCGCACGCCAACGTGACGATCAACTTCCTGCTGCCCGGCTCGTTCGACACCCGACGCCTGCGTTCAGGTCAGGAAGCGGCGGCCGCGAACGCGGGGGTGACGCCGGAGGTCGTCGCGGACGGGCAGCGCGCGTCGATCCCCGCCGGCCGGTTCGGGGAGCCCGCGGAGTTCGGCGCGGCCTGCGCCTACCTGTGCTCGGCGCAGGCCGGGTTCGTCACCGGCCAGAGCCTGCTCATCGACGGCGGGGCGTACCCGGGCGTGCTCTGA
- a CDS encoding NADP-dependent succinic semialdehyde dehydrogenase: MAIATINPATGETVKTFTELTEAEVRDRIGIAHDRWQTYRRTTFAERAALLHATADLLEKEADDVARMMTTEMGKTLASARAEALKSAKGMRYYADHAEEFLADEPLPDPSVVGASRALGRYQPLGVVLAVMPWNFPLWQVMRFAAPALMAGNVGLLKHASNVPQCALYLEDVFRRGGFEEGCFQTLLVSSRQVEPILRDARVAAATLTGSEPAGRSVAAICGDEVKHTVLELGGSDPFVVMPSADLDRAAETAVTARTQNNGQSCIAAKRFIVHTDVYDEFARKFVERMRALTVGDPFDDNTKVGPLATEQGRADVEELVDEAVSAGATVLCGGQRPDGRGWFYPPTVITDITREMRIFTEEVFGPVASLYRVTDLDEALEIANATSFGLGSNAWTEDAEEIERFIDDLDAGQVFINGMTVSYPELPFGGVKRSGYGRELSSHGIREFCNLKTVWVG; encoded by the coding sequence ATGGCGATCGCCACCATCAACCCCGCGACCGGGGAGACGGTCAAGACGTTCACCGAGCTGACCGAGGCCGAGGTCCGGGACCGGATCGGGATCGCGCACGACCGGTGGCAGACCTACCGGCGCACCACGTTCGCCGAGCGCGCCGCGCTGCTGCACGCCACCGCCGACCTCCTGGAGAAGGAGGCCGACGACGTCGCGCGGATGATGACGACCGAGATGGGCAAGACACTCGCCTCGGCCCGCGCGGAGGCGCTGAAATCGGCCAAGGGCATGCGCTACTACGCCGATCACGCCGAAGAGTTCCTTGCCGACGAGCCGCTGCCGGACCCATCGGTGGTCGGCGCGTCGCGGGCGCTCGGCCGCTACCAGCCGCTCGGGGTGGTGTTGGCCGTGATGCCGTGGAACTTCCCGCTGTGGCAGGTGATGCGCTTCGCCGCGCCCGCGCTGATGGCGGGCAACGTCGGGCTGCTCAAGCACGCGTCCAACGTGCCGCAGTGCGCCCTGTACCTCGAAGACGTGTTCCGCCGCGGCGGATTCGAAGAAGGCTGCTTCCAGACGCTGCTGGTCTCCTCGCGCCAGGTGGAGCCGATCCTGCGCGACGCGCGCGTCGCCGCCGCCACGCTCACCGGCAGCGAGCCGGCCGGGCGTTCGGTGGCCGCGATCTGCGGTGACGAGGTGAAGCACACCGTGCTGGAGCTGGGCGGCAGCGACCCGTTCGTGGTCATGCCCTCGGCCGACCTCGACCGCGCGGCCGAGACCGCCGTGACGGCGCGGACGCAGAACAACGGCCAGTCGTGCATCGCGGCCAAGCGCTTCATCGTACACACCGACGTCTACGACGAATTCGCCCGGAAGTTCGTGGAGCGGATGCGCGCGCTGACCGTGGGCGATCCGTTCGACGACAACACCAAGGTCGGGCCGCTGGCCACGGAACAGGGCCGCGCCGACGTCGAGGAACTGGTGGACGAGGCCGTTTCCGCGGGCGCCACCGTGCTGTGCGGCGGGCAGCGGCCGGACGGTCGGGGCTGGTTCTACCCGCCGACGGTGATCACCGACATCACGCGTGAGATGCGCATCTTCACCGAAGAGGTGTTCGGCCCGGTCGCCTCGCTCTACCGCGTGACGGACCTCGACGAGGCGCTGGAGATCGCCAACGCGACGTCGTTCGGCCTCGGGTCCAACGCCTGGACCGAGGACGCCGAAGAGATCGAGCGGTTCATCGACGACCTCGACGCCGGGCAGGTGTTCATCAACGGCATGACGGTGTCGTACCCGGAGCTGCCGTTCGGCGGGGTGAAGCGCTCGGGTTACGGCCGCGAGCTGTCGTCGCACGGTATCCGGGAGTTCTGCAACCTCAAGACGGTCTGGGTCGGCTGA
- a CDS encoding helix-turn-helix domain-containing protein, which produces MTALVQRSALDQLDVVAARLEEIRLAEGLSLREAGRILGVLAGNIHSFRTRARTSRTLPILDAYARRLGYRLHVVLVEDDPGQRRPPWRERMPHGDNPGDAQAMSELWQLVGHLHTLRRKAGLTRGEVAETLGISPLTLWRLENHPGAADAAFTNVLLYARFYGYTVQFHVAAPLEVTAMGKWMRDDGSVIYDGNPETGDDEDHLPDE; this is translated from the coding sequence ATGACCGCGTTGGTCCAGCGGTCGGCCCTCGATCAACTCGACGTCGTCGCCGCGCGGCTGGAGGAGATCCGCCTCGCCGAGGGTCTCTCCCTGCGGGAAGCGGGCCGGATCCTCGGCGTGCTCGCCGGGAACATCCACTCGTTCCGGACGCGGGCCCGCACCAGCCGGACCCTGCCGATCCTCGACGCCTACGCCCGCCGGCTCGGCTACCGCCTGCACGTGGTCCTGGTCGAAGACGACCCCGGACAACGCCGCCCGCCCTGGCGCGAGCGCATGCCCCACGGCGACAACCCCGGAGACGCCCAGGCGATGTCCGAGCTGTGGCAGCTCGTCGGGCACCTGCACACCCTGCGCCGGAAAGCCGGGCTGACCCGCGGCGAGGTCGCCGAAACCCTCGGCATCAGCCCACTCACCCTGTGGCGCTTGGAAAACCACCCCGGAGCAGCCGACGCGGCCTTCACCAACGTCCTGCTCTACGCCCGCTTCTACGGCTACACCGTGCAATTCCACGTCGCCGCGCCGCTGGAGGTGACGGCGATGGGCAAATGGATGCGTGACGACGGCTCAGTGATCTACGACGGCAACCCCGAAACCGGCGACGACGAAGACCACCTTCCCGACGAATGA
- a CDS encoding helix-turn-helix domain-containing protein, translated as MIVPNPPSLRRRRLVSALRRLRTEAGLTIVDAAEAAGFSEAKLSRIETLRHMVNGDDTYRLAQVYGADQQTTDALVQLARSSKQRGWWAAYSDDALGRLTDYIEMQADAVRIREFEEGIVPGALQTRGYTEAVLRLGLPDASEETIQQRLKVRTELQESARSRDLRMWVILDEMALRRPVGGRGVMADQLAALISAANSPGIRVQVLPTDMSGHPAMGTPFTLLDLADRATYVYLDTLAGGSYLEETRDVDRYESAWEALQATALSFEDSTSLMETIRTEHQGG; from the coding sequence ATGATCGTGCCCAACCCGCCTTCCCTTCGCCGTCGGCGCCTGGTGTCGGCGCTTCGCCGGCTGCGCACCGAAGCGGGGCTGACCATTGTGGACGCTGCCGAGGCGGCGGGATTCTCCGAAGCCAAGCTCAGCCGGATCGAAACGCTGCGGCACATGGTCAACGGCGACGACACCTACCGGCTCGCCCAGGTCTACGGGGCGGACCAGCAGACCACGGATGCGCTCGTGCAGCTCGCGCGAAGCTCCAAGCAGCGCGGGTGGTGGGCCGCTTACTCCGATGATGCGCTCGGCAGGCTGACCGATTACATCGAAATGCAGGCCGATGCGGTGCGCATCCGCGAGTTCGAGGAAGGCATCGTGCCGGGTGCGCTCCAGACCCGTGGATACACCGAAGCCGTTCTGCGCCTCGGCCTTCCGGACGCGAGTGAGGAGACGATCCAGCAGCGGCTCAAGGTCCGAACCGAACTCCAGGAGAGTGCCCGGTCCCGAGACCTGCGGATGTGGGTGATCCTCGACGAGATGGCGCTGCGGCGCCCCGTCGGCGGTCGCGGCGTGATGGCGGACCAGCTGGCTGCGCTGATCTCGGCCGCCAACTCGCCCGGCATCCGCGTGCAGGTACTCCCGACCGACATGAGCGGCCACCCGGCGATGGGGACGCCCTTCACGCTGCTCGATCTTGCCGACCGGGCTACGTATGTCTACCTCGACACCCTCGCCGGTGGCTCGTACCTGGAGGAGACTCGCGACGTGGACCGGTACGAGTCGGCCTGGGAGGCGCTCCAGGCGACAGCGTTGAGCTTCGAGGATTCGACTAGCCTGATGGAGACCATCCGAACCGAGCACCAAGGCGGGTAG
- a CDS encoding DUF397 domain-containing protein — protein sequence MSETRRWRTSSYSSSEGQCVEVAVGIESVGIRDTKDRHGGELDVRAAAWPALLEQLGR from the coding sequence GTGAGCGAGACCCGGCGGTGGCGCACCTCGTCGTATTCGAGCAGTGAAGGGCAATGCGTCGAGGTCGCCGTGGGCATCGAGTCGGTCGGCATCCGGGACACGAAGGACCGCCACGGTGGCGAACTCGACGTTCGCGCCGCCGCGTGGCCGGCCTTGCTGGAGCAGCTCGGGCGCTGA
- a CDS encoding dioxygenase yields the protein MELVTEDNITELAARRWGTAHDPRTKELMTALVRHLHDFAREVRLTEPEWMAAIQWLTRTGQISDEKREEFILASDVLGLSMLVVQMNHAFEKDATPATVLGPFHIDGSPELDFGGDMSDGVEGAPLYVSGTVRSLDGSPVAGALLDVWQADADGSYESQLPEVDEARLRAKYITRADGTYCVRTIAPKGYSVPMDGPVGDLISRTDISHYRPAHVHFLVNAAGHEPLITHLFQEGAQYLDSDVVFGTKQELVVTFEPHEPGPTPDGGESAVPWVEARYDFVLQPVG from the coding sequence ATGGAGCTCGTCACCGAGGACAACATCACGGAGCTGGCCGCGCGGCGGTGGGGCACCGCGCACGACCCTCGCACGAAGGAGCTGATGACCGCGCTCGTGCGGCACCTGCACGACTTCGCGCGCGAAGTGCGGCTCACCGAGCCAGAGTGGATGGCCGCGATCCAGTGGCTCACCAGGACGGGCCAGATCAGCGACGAGAAGCGCGAGGAGTTCATCCTCGCCTCCGACGTGCTCGGCCTGAGCATGCTCGTCGTGCAGATGAACCATGCCTTCGAGAAGGACGCCACGCCGGCCACGGTGCTCGGCCCGTTCCACATCGACGGCTCTCCCGAGCTGGACTTCGGCGGCGACATGTCCGACGGCGTCGAGGGCGCCCCGCTCTACGTCAGCGGCACCGTCCGCTCCCTCGACGGCTCCCCCGTCGCCGGCGCGCTGCTCGACGTGTGGCAGGCGGACGCCGACGGCTCGTACGAGTCGCAGCTGCCGGAGGTCGACGAGGCCCGGCTGCGCGCGAAGTACATCACTCGCGCCGACGGCACCTACTGCGTGCGCACGATCGCCCCGAAGGGGTACTCGGTCCCGATGGACGGTCCGGTCGGCGACCTGATCTCGCGCACCGACATCAGCCACTACCGTCCGGCCCACGTGCACTTCCTCGTGAACGCCGCCGGCCACGAGCCGCTGATCACGCACCTGTTCCAGGAGGGCGCCCAGTACCTCGACAGCGACGTCGTGTTCGGCACCAAGCAGGAGCTCGTGGTCACCTTCGAGCCCCACGAGCCGGGCCCGACGCCCGACGGCGGCGAGTCGGCCGTGCCGTGGGTCGAGGCGCGCTACGACTTCGTCCTGCAGCCCGTCGGCTGA
- a CDS encoding citryl-CoA lyase, giving the protein MNEPVYETALGASSLDKITLLGQDLAHDVMGKVGFGELSFWLATQRRPTPGETRVFEAVLAALADHGFTPTAIVTRLTYLSAPDSIQGALAAGLLGGGSRFLGVTEDCGRFLHEVLASAGDLPTDDAGWDALALETVRAKRKAREFIPGLGHHVHKQGDPRTPRLLEIAAEEGLVGPHLALFTAIGRVHPQVLGKTLPLNGAGVCGAALADLGLPLELLRGFALLARTAGLIGQLAEELRHPVGNDIFLAVDLNNRPVEPDPYTP; this is encoded by the coding sequence GTGAACGAGCCGGTGTACGAGACGGCGCTCGGGGCGTCGTCGCTCGACAAGATCACCTTGCTCGGCCAGGACCTGGCCCACGACGTGATGGGCAAGGTCGGTTTCGGCGAGCTGTCGTTCTGGCTCGCGACGCAGCGCCGGCCGACACCGGGCGAGACCCGCGTGTTCGAGGCTGTGCTCGCGGCTCTGGCCGACCACGGCTTCACCCCGACTGCGATCGTCACGCGCCTGACCTACCTGTCCGCGCCCGACTCGATCCAGGGCGCGCTCGCCGCCGGTCTGCTCGGCGGAGGTTCGCGCTTCCTCGGCGTCACCGAAGACTGCGGCCGCTTCCTCCACGAGGTCCTCGCCTCCGCCGGCGACCTCCCCACCGACGACGCCGGCTGGGACGCGCTCGCCCTCGAAACCGTGCGCGCGAAACGGAAAGCCCGCGAGTTCATCCCCGGGCTCGGGCACCACGTGCACAAGCAGGGCGACCCGCGCACGCCGCGGCTGCTGGAGATCGCCGCCGAGGAAGGGCTCGTCGGCCCGCACCTGGCGCTGTTCACCGCCATCGGCCGCGTGCACCCGCAGGTGCTCGGCAAAACGCTGCCGCTCAACGGCGCGGGCGTCTGCGGCGCCGCGCTTGCCGACCTCGGGCTGCCGCTGGAGCTGCTGCGCGGGTTCGCCCTGCTAGCCCGCACGGCCGGGCTGATCGGCCAGCTCGCCGAAGAGCTGCGCCACCCCGTGGGGAACGACATCTTCCTCGCGGTGGACCTGAACAACCGGCCCGTCGAGCCGGACCCGTACACGCCCTGA